One region of Daphnia pulicaria isolate SC F1-1A chromosome 7, SC_F0-13Bv2, whole genome shotgun sequence genomic DNA includes:
- the LOC124349653 gene encoding mucin-5AC-like isoform X1, with protein sequence MFRYGLLLLIACSVAAVAAEEWNVEDRQLACAGTLVTNADGTRSCVTQIGVSSTGYPIYKVTNQNTGVTTYVTQTGVSPTGQPIFNTSNTYPMTNYVNTCTGTLVTNSDGTRSCVTQVGTSSLGYPINTVTNLNTGVTSYVTQTGVNASGQPAYSVTPTYPASTTTAATTCAGTTVTNSDGTRSCVTQVGTSNTGYPINQVTNLNTGVTSYVTQTGYNAYGQPVYSVTSTYPMTTYVNTCTGTLVTNSDGTTSCVTQVGTSSLGYPIYAVTNLNTGTTTYVTQTGVSSTGTAVYSTSPTYTCGTTSSVTTCSGTLVTNSDGTRSCVVQVGTSSTGYPIYQVTNLNTGVTTYVQQVGVSSTGTAVYSTTSVYPVNTSYTCAGTLVTNSDGTKSCVTQVGTSVNGYPIYQVTNLNTGITSYVEQTGISSTGQPVYSVTPYFPTGSLATTTVATTTAAPVTTVAPVTTVAPVTTAAPVPTAAPVTTVAPVTTAAPVPNPFVY encoded by the exons ATGTTCCGCTACGGCCTTTTATTGCTGATCGCTTGCAGCGTCGCTGCAGTTGCTGCGGAAGAG tGGAATGTCGAAGACAGACAACTGGCATGTGCTGGAACTTTGGTCACCAACGCTGATGGAACACGATCATGTGTCACGCAAATCGGTGTCTCTTCCACTGGCTACCCCATCTACAAA GTTACCAACCAAAACACTGGAGTCACCACTTACGTCACACAGACCGGAGTCAGCCCTACTGGCCAGCCCATCTTCAACACCTCCAACACTTACCCGATGACCAACTACGTCAACACCTGCACCGGCACACTGGTGACTAATAGCGACGGCACTCGATCCTGCGTTACCCAAGTCGGCACATCCAGCCTCGGCTACCCCATTAACACC GTGACCAACTTGAACACTGGTGTCACCAGCTACGTCACACAAACCGGCGTGAACGCATCCGGCCAACCGGCTTACAGCGTGACTCCTACCTATCCCGCCAGCACCACCACTGCTGCCACTACCTGCGCTGGTACCACTGTGACCAACAGCGATGGCACTCGATCCTGCGTGACTCAAGTTGGAACCTCCAACACCGGCTATCCCATTAACCAA GTCACCAACTTGAACACTGGCGTTACCAGTTACGTGACACAGACCGGCTACAATGCTTATGGCCAGCCCGTTTACAGCGTGACTAGCACCTATCCCATGACCACCTACGTCAACACCTGCACGGGCACTTTGGTGACAAACAGCGACGGCACAACTTCCTGCGTGACCCAAGTCGGAACCTCGAGCCTCGGCTACCCCATTTACGCT GTGACTAACTTGAACACCGGAACCACCACTTACGTGACACAGACTGGCGTGAGCTCCACTGGCACGGCTGTCTACAGCACCTCCCCAACCTATACTTGCGGAACCACCAGCTCCGTGACTACTTGCTCTGGAACACTCGTCACCAACAGCGATGGCACTCGATCCTGCGTCGTCCAAGTCGGAACTTCGAGCACTGGTTACCCCATCTACCAG GTCACCAACCTCAACACTGGAGTGACCACTTACGTCCAGCAAGTTGGTGTCAGTTCAACTGGCACGGCCGTCTACAGCACCACCAGCGTCTACCCCGTCAACACCAGCTACACCTGCGCAGGTACTTTGGTGACCAACAGCGACGGCACCAAGTCGTGCGTGACTCAGGTTGGAACCTCTGTCAACGGCTATCCCATTTACCAA gtCACCAACTTGAACACGGGCATCACCAGCTACGTTGAACAGACCGGCATCAGCTCAACTGGCCAGCCCGTCTACAGCGTCACTCCTTACTTCCCCACTGGTTCTCTTGCTACCACCACGGTTGCCACTACCACGGCTGCTCCCGTAACAACTGTTGCTCCCGTAACAACTGTTGCTCCCGTAACAACGGCTGCTCCTGTACCTACAGCTGCTCCCGTAACTACTGTTGCTCCCGTAACTACTGCTGCACCCGTGCCCAATCCTTTCGTTTACTAA
- the LOC124349653 gene encoding mucin-3A-like isoform X3: MFRYGLLLLIACSVAAVAAEEWNVEDRQLACAGTLVTNADGTRSCVTQIGVSSTGYPIYKVTNQNTGVTTYVTQTGVSPTGQPIFNTSNTYPMTNYVNTCTGTLVTNSDGTRSCVTQVGTSSLGYPINTVTNLNTGVTSYVTQTGVNASGQPAYSVTPTYPASTTTAATTCAGTTVTNSDGTRSCVTQVGTSNTGYPINQVTNLNTGVTSYVTQTGYNAYGQPVYSVTSTYPMTTYVNTCTGTLVTNSDGTTSCVTQVGTSSLGYPIYAVTNLNTGTTTYVTQTGVSSTGTAVYSTSPTYTCGTTSSVTTCSGTLVTNSDGTRSCVVQVGTSSTGYPIYQVTNLNTGVTTYVQQVGVSSTGTAVYSTTSVYPVNTSYTCAGTLVTNSDGTKSCVTQVGTSVNGYPIYQVTNLNTGITSYVEQTGISSTGQPVYSVTPYFPTGSLATTTVATTTAAPVTTAAPVTTVAPVTTAAPVPNPFVY, from the exons ATGTTCCGCTACGGCCTTTTATTGCTGATCGCTTGCAGCGTCGCTGCAGTTGCTGCGGAAGAG tGGAATGTCGAAGACAGACAACTGGCATGTGCTGGAACTTTGGTCACCAACGCTGATGGAACACGATCATGTGTCACGCAAATCGGTGTCTCTTCCACTGGCTACCCCATCTACAAA GTTACCAACCAAAACACTGGAGTCACCACTTACGTCACACAGACCGGAGTCAGCCCTACTGGCCAGCCCATCTTCAACACCTCCAACACTTACCCGATGACCAACTACGTCAACACCTGCACCGGCACACTGGTGACTAATAGCGACGGCACTCGATCCTGCGTTACCCAAGTCGGCACATCCAGCCTCGGCTACCCCATTAACACC GTGACCAACTTGAACACTGGTGTCACCAGCTACGTCACACAAACCGGCGTGAACGCATCCGGCCAACCGGCTTACAGCGTGACTCCTACCTATCCCGCCAGCACCACCACTGCTGCCACTACCTGCGCTGGTACCACTGTGACCAACAGCGATGGCACTCGATCCTGCGTGACTCAAGTTGGAACCTCCAACACCGGCTATCCCATTAACCAA GTCACCAACTTGAACACTGGCGTTACCAGTTACGTGACACAGACCGGCTACAATGCTTATGGCCAGCCCGTTTACAGCGTGACTAGCACCTATCCCATGACCACCTACGTCAACACCTGCACGGGCACTTTGGTGACAAACAGCGACGGCACAACTTCCTGCGTGACCCAAGTCGGAACCTCGAGCCTCGGCTACCCCATTTACGCT GTGACTAACTTGAACACCGGAACCACCACTTACGTGACACAGACTGGCGTGAGCTCCACTGGCACGGCTGTCTACAGCACCTCCCCAACCTATACTTGCGGAACCACCAGCTCCGTGACTACTTGCTCTGGAACACTCGTCACCAACAGCGATGGCACTCGATCCTGCGTCGTCCAAGTCGGAACTTCGAGCACTGGTTACCCCATCTACCAG GTCACCAACCTCAACACTGGAGTGACCACTTACGTCCAGCAAGTTGGTGTCAGTTCAACTGGCACGGCCGTCTACAGCACCACCAGCGTCTACCCCGTCAACACCAGCTACACCTGCGCAGGTACTTTGGTGACCAACAGCGACGGCACCAAGTCGTGCGTGACTCAGGTTGGAACCTCTGTCAACGGCTATCCCATTTACCAA gtCACCAACTTGAACACGGGCATCACCAGCTACGTTGAACAGACCGGCATCAGCTCAACTGGCCAGCCCGTCTACAGCGTCACTCCTTACTTCCCCACTGGTTCTCTTGCTACCACCACGGTTGCCACTACCACGGCTGCTCCCGTAA CTACAGCTGCTCCCGTAACTACTGTTGCTCCCGTAACTACTGCTGCACCCGTGCCCAATCCTTTCGTTTACTAA
- the LOC124349978 gene encoding histone H3.v1-like, with protein sequence MKFVILAALLAVSAASYNNNKAPVNFGSLTYSDSANSAPNYLTPVNSVNTETVYSTPITPVLIYSEVDNVSPVTEPEAYETTEAGANEEEEEVVVVEEEEVVVEEEEEVVIEEEEESDEESDEEDTETKSESESTDGQNNEDYGDGNVNTTSAVGAEYEHEHTTASTHVITSVYKEPEYSTTSIPVVVVSTPTYQTPSTTAVPVYEAKDKFLPYWLRQRNYLSSF encoded by the exons ATGAAG TTCGTTATCCTCGCTGCTTTGTTGGCTGTATCTGCCGCgtcctataataataataaagcgcCAGTTAACTTTGGTTCATTGACTTACTCCGACTCAGCCAACTCTGCACCCAATTATCTCACACCAGTTAACTCGGTTAACACCGAAACG GTTTATTCCACGCCGATTACCCCCGTCCTAATTTATTCTGAGGTTGataacgtttcgcccgtcacTGAACCAGAAGCCTACGAA ACTACTGAAGCCGGtgcaaatgaagaagaagaagaagtagtagtagtagaagaagaagaagtagtagtagaagaagaagaagaagtagtaatagaagaagaagaagagtctgaCGAAGAGTCTGACGAAGAGGATACTGAGACCAAAAGTGAATCAGAATCTACCGATGGCCAAAACAATGAGGATTACGGTGATGGAAATGTAAACACTACTTCGGCCGTTGGTGCTGAATATGAGCATGAGCACACAACTGCCAGCACTCACGTTATTACCTCGGTTTACAAGGAGCCCGAGTACAGCACAACGTCCATCCCCGTTGTGGTTGTCTCTACTCCGACCTACCAAACTCCATCTACCACCGCCGTTCCGGTTTACGAAGCAAAAGATAAATTCTTGCCTTATTGGCTGCGCCAGCGTAATTACTTGAGTTCATTTTAA
- the LOC124349653 gene encoding mucin-5AC-like isoform X5, whose product MFRYGLLLLIACSVAAVAAEEWNVEDRQLACAGTLVTNADGTRSCVTQIGVSSTGYPIYKVTNQNTGVTTYVTQTGVSPTGQPIFNTSNTYPMTNYVNTCTGTLVTNSDGTRSCVTQVGTSSLGYPINTVTNLNTGVTSYVTQTGYNAYGQPVYSVTSTYPMTTYVNTCTGTLVTNSDGTTSCVTQVGTSSLGYPIYAVTNLNTGTTTYVTQTGVSSTGTAVYSTSPTYTCGTTSSVTTCSGTLVTNSDGTRSCVVQVGTSSTGYPIYQVTNLNTGVTTYVQQVGVSSTGTAVYSTTSVYPVNTSYTCAGTLVTNSDGTKSCVTQVGTSVNGYPIYQVTNLNTGITSYVEQTGISSTGQPVYSVTPYFPTGSLATTTVATTTAAPVTTVAPVTTVAPVTTAAPVPTAAPVTTVAPVTTAAPVPNPFVY is encoded by the exons ATGTTCCGCTACGGCCTTTTATTGCTGATCGCTTGCAGCGTCGCTGCAGTTGCTGCGGAAGAG tGGAATGTCGAAGACAGACAACTGGCATGTGCTGGAACTTTGGTCACCAACGCTGATGGAACACGATCATGTGTCACGCAAATCGGTGTCTCTTCCACTGGCTACCCCATCTACAAA GTTACCAACCAAAACACTGGAGTCACCACTTACGTCACACAGACCGGAGTCAGCCCTACTGGCCAGCCCATCTTCAACACCTCCAACACTTACCCGATGACCAACTACGTCAACACCTGCACCGGCACACTGGTGACTAATAGCGACGGCACTCGATCCTGCGTTACCCAAGTCGGCACATCCAGCCTCGGCTACCCCATTAACACC GTCACCAACTTGAACACTGGCGTTACCAGTTACGTGACACAGACCGGCTACAATGCTTATGGCCAGCCCGTTTACAGCGTGACTAGCACCTATCCCATGACCACCTACGTCAACACCTGCACGGGCACTTTGGTGACAAACAGCGACGGCACAACTTCCTGCGTGACCCAAGTCGGAACCTCGAGCCTCGGCTACCCCATTTACGCT GTGACTAACTTGAACACCGGAACCACCACTTACGTGACACAGACTGGCGTGAGCTCCACTGGCACGGCTGTCTACAGCACCTCCCCAACCTATACTTGCGGAACCACCAGCTCCGTGACTACTTGCTCTGGAACACTCGTCACCAACAGCGATGGCACTCGATCCTGCGTCGTCCAAGTCGGAACTTCGAGCACTGGTTACCCCATCTACCAG GTCACCAACCTCAACACTGGAGTGACCACTTACGTCCAGCAAGTTGGTGTCAGTTCAACTGGCACGGCCGTCTACAGCACCACCAGCGTCTACCCCGTCAACACCAGCTACACCTGCGCAGGTACTTTGGTGACCAACAGCGACGGCACCAAGTCGTGCGTGACTCAGGTTGGAACCTCTGTCAACGGCTATCCCATTTACCAA gtCACCAACTTGAACACGGGCATCACCAGCTACGTTGAACAGACCGGCATCAGCTCAACTGGCCAGCCCGTCTACAGCGTCACTCCTTACTTCCCCACTGGTTCTCTTGCTACCACCACGGTTGCCACTACCACGGCTGCTCCCGTAACAACTGTTGCTCCCGTAACAACTGTTGCTCCCGTAACAACGGCTGCTCCTGTACCTACAGCTGCTCCCGTAACTACTGTTGCTCCCGTAACTACTGCTGCACCCGTGCCCAATCCTTTCGTTTACTAA
- the LOC124349653 gene encoding mucin-5AC-like isoform X4, producing the protein MFRYGLLLLIACSVAAVAAEEWNVEDRQLACAGTLVTNADGTRSCVTQIGVSSTGYPIYKVTNQNTGVTTYVTQTGVSPTGQPIFNTSNTYPMTNYVNTCTGTLVTNSDGTRSCVTQVGTSSLGYPINTVTNLNTGVTSYVTQTGVNASGQPAYSVTPTYPASTTTAATTCAGTTVTNSDGTRSCVTQVGTSNTGYPINQVTNLNTGTTTYVTQTGVSSTGTAVYSTSPTYTCGTTSSVTTCSGTLVTNSDGTRSCVVQVGTSSTGYPIYQVTNLNTGVTTYVQQVGVSSTGTAVYSTTSVYPVNTSYTCAGTLVTNSDGTKSCVTQVGTSVNGYPIYQVTNLNTGITSYVEQTGISSTGQPVYSVTPYFPTGSLATTTVATTTAAPVTTVAPVTTVAPVTTAAPVPTAAPVTTVAPVTTAAPVPNPFVY; encoded by the exons ATGTTCCGCTACGGCCTTTTATTGCTGATCGCTTGCAGCGTCGCTGCAGTTGCTGCGGAAGAG tGGAATGTCGAAGACAGACAACTGGCATGTGCTGGAACTTTGGTCACCAACGCTGATGGAACACGATCATGTGTCACGCAAATCGGTGTCTCTTCCACTGGCTACCCCATCTACAAA GTTACCAACCAAAACACTGGAGTCACCACTTACGTCACACAGACCGGAGTCAGCCCTACTGGCCAGCCCATCTTCAACACCTCCAACACTTACCCGATGACCAACTACGTCAACACCTGCACCGGCACACTGGTGACTAATAGCGACGGCACTCGATCCTGCGTTACCCAAGTCGGCACATCCAGCCTCGGCTACCCCATTAACACC GTGACCAACTTGAACACTGGTGTCACCAGCTACGTCACACAAACCGGCGTGAACGCATCCGGCCAACCGGCTTACAGCGTGACTCCTACCTATCCCGCCAGCACCACCACTGCTGCCACTACCTGCGCTGGTACCACTGTGACCAACAGCGATGGCACTCGATCCTGCGTGACTCAAGTTGGAACCTCCAACACCGGCTATCCCATTAACCAA GTGACTAACTTGAACACCGGAACCACCACTTACGTGACACAGACTGGCGTGAGCTCCACTGGCACGGCTGTCTACAGCACCTCCCCAACCTATACTTGCGGAACCACCAGCTCCGTGACTACTTGCTCTGGAACACTCGTCACCAACAGCGATGGCACTCGATCCTGCGTCGTCCAAGTCGGAACTTCGAGCACTGGTTACCCCATCTACCAG GTCACCAACCTCAACACTGGAGTGACCACTTACGTCCAGCAAGTTGGTGTCAGTTCAACTGGCACGGCCGTCTACAGCACCACCAGCGTCTACCCCGTCAACACCAGCTACACCTGCGCAGGTACTTTGGTGACCAACAGCGACGGCACCAAGTCGTGCGTGACTCAGGTTGGAACCTCTGTCAACGGCTATCCCATTTACCAA gtCACCAACTTGAACACGGGCATCACCAGCTACGTTGAACAGACCGGCATCAGCTCAACTGGCCAGCCCGTCTACAGCGTCACTCCTTACTTCCCCACTGGTTCTCTTGCTACCACCACGGTTGCCACTACCACGGCTGCTCCCGTAACAACTGTTGCTCCCGTAACAACTGTTGCTCCCGTAACAACGGCTGCTCCTGTACCTACAGCTGCTCCCGTAACTACTGTTGCTCCCGTAACTACTGCTGCACCCGTGCCCAATCCTTTCGTTTACTAA
- the LOC124349528 gene encoding ionotropic receptor 21a-like, whose amino-acid sequence MEGFMRILVLLSALQFKFCTSENRFDRHKHLKVEFVHQLADKGRFQWKSLTVLFTKDAIDDNSDWIFDVKVPKVMIELSSIDDSFISITQQQPTDAYLILISEQSTKKSTIINSVLKLFVSKQLDSTKTCLIFSAKSAAILNRKNDLDLILVQDTVSWNSNTGLVNKPILKFVRHRSLSSMEPEQLTGYYDGGILKADQKRILFDRSINYRNRQVKVTTFLSPPTTIRCKDEIINDHQMCGRDPNLIRVIGEVLHFRPVFSSPAQPGSKWGNRLENGEWTGLIGEVSRGVTTLGVANVFMTVHYIEQVEFSYPYDISCSTFLTPSPELWPQLYALIKPFDLSIWLATVFSLVIGGLLIQMVALVYHKMFGSRDPLRFFGEAMIYNAQSITGTRSGSDERSSWPVRIYTSNWWLFCFLLGTVYRTGLISWLARSPILMAPVDTIAQLVRSDLTPYGYNTFVRDLAQYSIDPDTIQLGDRLKLVPPNMTAQVLMGQENVNAIFENKHYLKYLSVMVVPSTMGNISINSVDPRQRLHVMRECLRSFPVAIAMTPGTPFKSAMTQIIHQLNAAGIIDHWLDSVVHTEVAFTTKRYKEKEPFSLHSLEGVFYLLLICYSIDVVAFVVELVYHRVSCRRFLAGNDATVD is encoded by the coding sequence ATGGAAGGATTTATGCGGATACTTGTCTTATTATCAGCGTTGCAGTTCAAGTTCTGCACATCTGAGAATCGTTTCGACCGTCACAAACATCTCAAAGTTGAATTCGTTCATCAATTGGCTGATAAGGGTCGATTTCAATGGAAAAGCTTGACAGTTCTCTTTACAAAAGATGCCATCGACGACAACAGCGATTGGATTTTCGACGTCAAAGTCCCTAAAGTGATGATCGAACTATCGTCGATCGACGACTCGTTCATTTCAAttacccagcagcagccgaccgACGCTTATCTGATTCTCATCAGCGAACAATCAACCAAGAAGTCGACCATCATCAATTCCGTCCTGAAATTATTCGTTTCTAAGCAACTGGACTCGACCAAAACGTGTTTGATTTTCTCCGCCAAAAGCGCGGCTATTTTGAATCGGAAAAACGATTTGGATCTCATCCTCGTCCAAGACACTGTCTCCTGGAACTCCAACACTGGTCTGGTTAACAAACCGATCCTGAAATTTGTTCGTCATCGTTCGCTGTCTTCGATGGAACCGGAACAACTCACCGGATACTACGACGGCGGTATTTTGAAAGCCGATCAGAAACGGATCTTGTTTGATCGGTCGATCAATTACCGAAATCGCCAGGTCAAAGTCACGACATTCCTCTCACCTCCGACTACCATCCGGTGCAAGGACGAAATAATTAACGACCATCAGATGTGCGGCAGGGACCCGAATTTGATCCGGGTCATCGGAGAGGTTCTCCACTTCCGTCCCGTATTCTCATCGCCAGCCCAGCCCGGATCCAAATGGGGCAACAGACTGGAAAATGGCGAATGGACGGGACTCATCGGCGAAGTCTCTCGTGGTGTGACCACCTTGGGAGTGGCCAACGTCTTCATGACCGTGCACTACATCGAACAGGTCGAATTCAGCTATCCCTACGACATTTCCTGTTCGACCTTTCTGACTCCGTCGCCGGAACTCTGGCCGCAATTGTACGCCCTCATCAAGCCCTTTGATCTGTCCATCTGGCTGGCCACCGTTTTCTCCCTCGTCATTGGCGGCCTACTCATTCAGATGGTGGCGTTGGTTTACCACAAAATGTTCGGGTCACGCGACCCGTTACGCTTTTTCGGCGAGGCCATGATCTACAACGCCCAGAGCATCACGGGAACCCGTTCCGGCTCCGACGAGCGATCCTCCTGGCCCGTTCGAATTTACACCTCCAACTGGTGGCTGTTTTGCTTCCTCCTGGGCACCGTCTACCGAACGGGATTGATTTCCTGGCTGGCCAGGAGTCCCATCCTGATGGCACCGGTCGACACCATCGCCCAGTTGGTGCGCAGCGATCTGACGCCGTACGGCTACAACACGTTCGTCCGGGATTTGGCGCAATATTCAATCGATCCCGACACCATCCAGCTGGGCGACCGGCTGAAATTAGTCCCGCCCAATATGACCGCCCAGGTTCTGATGGGCCAGGAAAATGTCAACGCCATTTTCGAGAACAAACATTATTTGAAGTACTTGTCGGTGATGGTTGTGCCCAGCACGATGGGCAACATCTCCATCAACAGCGTCGATCCACGTCAAAGACTTCACGTCATGCGGGAGTGTCTGCGTTCGTTCCCGGTGGCGATTGCCATGACGCCGGGGACTCCGTTCAAATCGGCCATGACTCAAATCATTCATCAGTTGAACGCAGCTGGAATTATCGATCATTGGCTGGACAGCGTCGTTCACACTGAAGTCGCCTTCACGACCAAACGCTACAAGGAGAAGGAGCCGTTTTCTCTGCACAGCCTGGAAGGAGTGTTTTACCTTTTGCTGATTTGCTATTCGATCGATGTCGTTGCCTTTGTTGTCGAGCTCGTCTATCATCGCGTCTCGTGTCGCCGTTTTCTTGCTGGCAATGATGCGACAGTCGACTAA
- the LOC124349653 gene encoding mucin-3A-like isoform X2 yields MFRYGLLLLIACSVAAVAAEEWNVEDRQLACAGTLVTNADGTRSCVTQIGVSSTGYPIYKVTNQNTGVTTYVTQTGVSPTGQPIFNTSNTYPMTNYVNTCTGTLVTNSDGTRSCVTQVGTSSLGYPINTVTNLNTGVTSYVTQTGVNASGQPAYSVTPTYPASTTTAATTCAGTTVTNSDGTRSCVTQVGTSNTGYPINQVTNLNTGVTSYVTQTGYNAYGQPVYSVTSTYPMTTYVNTCTGTLVTNSDGTTSCVTQVGTSSLGYPIYAVTNLNTGTTTYVTQTGVSSTGTAVYSTSPTYTCGTTSSVTTCSGTLVTNSDGTRSCVVQVGTSSTGYPIYQVTNLNTGVTTYVQQVGVSSTGTAVYSTTSVYPVNTSYTCAGTLVTNSDGTKSCVTQVGTSVNGYPIYQVTNLNTGITSYVEQTGISSTGQPVYSVTPYFPTGSLATTTVATTTAAPVTTAAPVTTVAPVTTAAPVPNPFVY; encoded by the exons ATGTTCCGCTACGGCCTTTTATTGCTGATCGCTTGCAGCGTCGCTGCAGTTGCTGCGGAAGAG tGGAATGTCGAAGACAGACAACTGGCATGTGCTGGAACTTTGGTCACCAACGCTGATGGAACACGATCATGTGTCACGCAAATCGGTGTCTCTTCCACTGGCTACCCCATCTACAAA GTTACCAACCAAAACACTGGAGTCACCACTTACGTCACACAGACCGGAGTCAGCCCTACTGGCCAGCCCATCTTCAACACCTCCAACACTTACCCGATGACCAACTACGTCAACACCTGCACCGGCACACTGGTGACTAATAGCGACGGCACTCGATCCTGCGTTACCCAAGTCGGCACATCCAGCCTCGGCTACCCCATTAACACC GTGACCAACTTGAACACTGGTGTCACCAGCTACGTCACACAAACCGGCGTGAACGCATCCGGCCAACCGGCTTACAGCGTGACTCCTACCTATCCCGCCAGCACCACCACTGCTGCCACTACCTGCGCTGGTACCACTGTGACCAACAGCGATGGCACTCGATCCTGCGTGACTCAAGTTGGAACCTCCAACACCGGCTATCCCATTAACCAA GTCACCAACTTGAACACTGGCGTTACCAGTTACGTGACACAGACCGGCTACAATGCTTATGGCCAGCCCGTTTACAGCGTGACTAGCACCTATCCCATGACCACCTACGTCAACACCTGCACGGGCACTTTGGTGACAAACAGCGACGGCACAACTTCCTGCGTGACCCAAGTCGGAACCTCGAGCCTCGGCTACCCCATTTACGCT GTGACTAACTTGAACACCGGAACCACCACTTACGTGACACAGACTGGCGTGAGCTCCACTGGCACGGCTGTCTACAGCACCTCCCCAACCTATACTTGCGGAACCACCAGCTCCGTGACTACTTGCTCTGGAACACTCGTCACCAACAGCGATGGCACTCGATCCTGCGTCGTCCAAGTCGGAACTTCGAGCACTGGTTACCCCATCTACCAG GTCACCAACCTCAACACTGGAGTGACCACTTACGTCCAGCAAGTTGGTGTCAGTTCAACTGGCACGGCCGTCTACAGCACCACCAGCGTCTACCCCGTCAACACCAGCTACACCTGCGCAGGTACTTTGGTGACCAACAGCGACGGCACCAAGTCGTGCGTGACTCAGGTTGGAACCTCTGTCAACGGCTATCCCATTTACCAA gtCACCAACTTGAACACGGGCATCACCAGCTACGTTGAACAGACCGGCATCAGCTCAACTGGCCAGCCCGTCTACAGCGTCACTCCTTACTTCCCCACTGGTTCTCTTGCTACCACCACGGTTGCCACTACCACGGCTGCTCCCGTAACAACTG CTGCTCCCGTAACTACTGTTGCTCCCGTAACTACTGCTGCACCCGTGCCCAATCCTTTCGTTTACTAA